Below is a genomic region from Haliotis asinina isolate JCU_RB_2024 chromosome 14, JCU_Hal_asi_v2, whole genome shotgun sequence.
ATTAGTGAAGTTACACAGTGTCAGCTCAGTGTCAGCTCAGTGTCAGCTCAGTGTCAGCTCAGCCACTTAGTGGCATACATCAACCTTATAGGTGCCAAATCAACTTTGTTTGAtggtaattaattaattaacaaaacaaacatattgtgTTTAAATGCTTGACTGGTATACAGGTCTTCAGTTCCCTCTAGTCTTTGTTAAACATAGTTTAAGTTTAAGTTATATTTGTTGAGattgttgtgattgttaaaCAGGTTCTAGCTAATTTCTGTGAATGATAAAATCATGCtatgtcaatgtacaagaataaAGATTTGTAGCCTCAGCATATACATCTCTACATCTGTGCAATCCAAAATTGCAGTCAAACATACATGGCACACTGTGCCACCCTTGAACACAGACCCACCCATGCCAGTATGTGGTACCTTTGAACACAGACCTATCCATGCCAGTATGCGGTACCCTTGAACACAGACCCACCCATGCCAGTATGTGGTACCCTTGAACACAAGCCCACCCATGCCAGTATGTGGTACCCTTGAACAGACTGACACATGCCAGTATGTGGTACCCTTGAACACAGAAGCACCCATACCAGTATGTGGTATCCTTGCACACAGACCCATCCATGCCAGTATGTGGTACCCGTGACCACAGACCCGCTCATGCCACCTTACAGGACCATTGAGCACAGAACTGCTGAATCTTCAAAAAACAGATTGAAGACCTACCTGAGCCAACTCCTTGATCGAGTCCTCAGGACTCTTGAACCTCCGGTCTATAACGTAGATACCATAGGACTTTGGGTCTGCTATGTGTTCATTCATAAAGCAGCCGAAACCAGACAGGTTGGTGGAGATGCTGGGGATACCCATCACTGTGCACTCCGCTGCAGAGACGAGGGAGACAGTAAGTAACAGCAGGGAAGGTCCAATGATCATCAAGTCTGACCAAGATAAACTAGGGATTCCCAACTATTAAGTTTGGTGTCTATTATTCCTAACTTGTCTCTTGGCATAACTTTCAACTAGAGTAATAATAGGGCCTGTGAAAAGGTCACAGAACTTCATGAGATCTTAGTACTTCTGGTGACAAATGACGTTTCATACCTTTACAAATGGTCTAATGTTGTCAGTTGACAAATGGTCTAATGTTGTCAGTTGACAGTAAAAAACTGATAACATAACCATTCCCACATTGGCCAATtgtcaacagctgtgacagccAAGCATGGTTGTACACTTGGTCTGGTCTAGTAATGCTATGTTTGTCAAGAACtggtttttgaaaatatgcttGTCACTGGAAATATGGTATGAGAAGTAAGCTGGAAATCGCCTCTCATATCGCATGCTGGCAAGCACAAAGGGAGCCAGGACGCAGCTTAGTACCGAAAGTAGTGCCTCCCAAGACTTACAGATCCTATatcatatgaactatcatatgtGACTTTGGGAGACACACCATCCTTCAGTAGAATAATGGGATTGGGTGTGACACcatacaaacaaagaagacagaACATCGCATCCATCACCACCACTCACATCCattggacctgtgaagatccaggttagaataagACTTGCTCTTCACTAATGGGATCGAGTTTTCttccctgacttggttaacacatttcATTGCAGTCAGTAGACCAATGATAACGctattggtcactggactgtcttattccaaatcgattatttacagaccaccaccatatagctgcagTGAGTGGCAGTATAAAACTCTATCTGATGAAGATGCTTCCTACCTGGTGTGTATCCCCACGGTTCATAATAGGAGGCGAAGACACCAAGATGACAGCCTCTCACAAAATCTTCATAATCCAGACCAAAAAGTGGATTAGTGGAATTAAGAAATTCTGGATGAAATATGACCTGGAACAATAAATTACACATTAGAGGAGGGAAGCTTTGTTTCAAAGCAAGCGGAGGCACAATTCTTATGGTCCTTGAAACAGCTCGAGAAAACATGTGGGTTATAGTCTGGCATTTTACTTCAGATGGAAAAACCAATTAAAAAAATACCAAATCATATTGAAGTCAGTTCTTATAAAAAAAAGGAACTTTACAGACTCATAAGtattaaaacacaaacatttcattACTGGTGACATGATTCAGGTCAATAATGATGACCACTACatcaaaaatgtgaaaacatcagTCTATATATGGGCATGGTCTGTTACTGAATCTCTGCGTTTTGGAAACATTAACAAGACTGTATGGGTATCCAAAGGAAACGATACAAAATTACTTGCACTATATTTTTTTTGCTTTGGCAGAAACAGATTACCTTAACCCTATCCTCTCTCTTGTTAAATAGCTGACATCTCCGCAGAGCGTTGAGGACCTTGTCGTCATGGTCGTCGACTACATTATGAGTACATATAGGAGGAAGACTGTGACgctgaaacagacagacagaaaaatGCAGGAACAAATTGGAAAGAACTACAATAGTAAGGGAGAATCCATTTGAGTTCTGTGGGTTCTTCATTGACAGTCTTCCAAAACGTTCAAGTTTGTTTAATGGACATATACAAACattgatgtatatatttaacaGATATTTATTATGGTGCTTAGTAAATAAACATTATTCATCCAACAGATGAAATAGATGCTCTATAATATATTGCACATGTCTACAATTGACCGATTCCGTGTTGTTTAATGTGGTACTCAGccacattccagctatatggtagtggtctgtaaataatccagtctgaaccagacaatccagtgatcgacgtgatcatcaatctatgcaactaggatacgatgacatgtgtcaaccaagtcagcaaacctgaccacctgatctcattaGTCAGTTATTGTCAACCAAAATGCTAttaataaaggaacacttaaGCATATATCACTAAAACAATTGGCACCTACCTAGCAATCCTGCAATTGTCTAATGTTTAGAAAAGGATGTAGGTATTTTACGTAATCATCATAATGTGGTAACGTGTGGTGGGAtttggtgagtgagtcagtaagCTTTAGTGAATCTAACCCAGGTTTTTGGTGTTATGAGTGAATGCATTAGGTTACCCCTCTTCTACAAAGAAATGGGTTTTTAAGTCAGATTCAAGATTACTGTACTTTCATAGCGACCtgtgtacatatgtgtgtgGTTGTTAGTACTAGTCCAGACCAATGCTAGTTCTGTAGCTATAGCTCTAGTGGATCCATGTTTCAGTTTACCAAGGAAACAGCAAGAGACATCATTTATTGTCAGTAGTTTTGACACAGGTTTGGGCTTGGATGTACAATTACTACTACACCACCAGTCACATGACCGTGCCAGTACGAACTGTGACCTACTTGTGCTGCATATATACATCTCTTGAGTTTCACCACATCATCCTGTTCGAGGAGGTCATCGCCGTTAGGTATACTGCCCCTGTAACATACAGACATGATTCACTAGTATCTCTGTAAATGCTGTCAAACCTGTGTTGGTGAAACCAGACACCATTAGGATTAAGGAACTCCACGTAAGAAAGACTGAATCCGACTCCACCAATCCACCACCAAGTTGCATATCCATAAAACTGTATTCATTCTTCATCTCTGTGACATACAAAGGCATATCTGAACTGACTTTGTAACAAACACACTCGTACCTTAAACAGATTTCAAACATCCTCTTCCCGACAGAGTTCTGTACATGTTGCACCGTTTCCCGGAGCTGCTTGGCAATAGCCTGACCTCTGAGTGACTCCACGTTGAAGTTGTTGGTTTTGGCTGGGAGGATGAGAAATGCCACCACGGTCACGTCACTCCCTGAAGCCTGAGACAATACACAGGGGAACATTAGTGTTCCACAATacacaaggggagataagtcTTATACAATACTCATGGGGAGATAAGTCTTACATATACACAGGGGAACATTTGTGTTCCACAATacacaaggggagataagtcTTATACAATACTCAGGGGTTGATAAGTCTTACATATTACATAAGGGAACCTTAGTGTTACACAATACTCATGTGGAAGATGGCATATTACATTGGGAAGATAAGCCATATAGAGGAGCTGGAATACCTTATATAAACACACAGCAAAATACACATAAAAGCTCCCATCAtgactgtatgacagaaaaTGCTGTAAGACATAAATTTATTTAAACCTTAGGTtaagtttaaaacttaaaagtTTTACTGTACCTTCAAATAATGGTTCAGTCGAGCAAGTGATTCAATGAACATGTCCACTCCCTTGTTTGAAAACTCATACCGGCCAGCTGTGAACACATACAATGTCTTATCCAGGTTGAAGTCATAATGCctgcaacacaacacaacaccattATGCTGACTGTCTCATGGGATTCAGGATTTTGGCACCAATCATTTGATTTGCAGTAGAGACCTGAAATTTTCTTTAGAAAGCATGTTTGTTAGCTACAGAAGTATATCGTAAACGATGCAATTAAGCCAACATCAAAGCAATGGTATAATGGCATCTCGTCCAATGACATCACAATCCATTAAGAACGATATCACAATCTGATAACAATCCAATAATAATGACATCATGAACCAACAACAATGGCAGCACGATCCAATAACAATGTTATCACGATTCAAAAACAATTGTACCACGATCAAATAACAATGGTATCATGATCaaacaacaatggcattacatTCCCATAACAATTTCATCACGATCCAATATCAATGGCATCATGATCCAGTAACAATGGTATGACAATCCATTGAGAATATGAACAGATAACAATGGTATCACAATCTGATTATAATGACATTATGATCTGACAACAATGGCATCATGATCCACTGAGAATATCATGATCCGATAACAAAATATTTGAGGTAACTGGGCAGAAACTACTGTCAGACTCCACAAATCCGTTTATGCTTTCTGTGTGAAATATAAATGGCAACTGACCCATAAAAGTGACCACGAACAAACTCATGTAGTTTCTCCTTGTAAACAGCATGCAGGTTTTGAAACTCGTGGATAGCGCTGAACTTGATCACGTTCAACCCATTGGGTGTGATCACATCTGGAAATAGATTGACACATATACATGGCAGTGCTGTCAAATTGTTAGTAGTTTCAAAAACAGTTTGTGTCCGAGATTGaaagagtttggttttatgttgctttttgcaacatttcagtaacagagtgagtgagtgagtgagtgagtgagtgagtgagtgagtgagtttgttttactgcccttttaacaatattccatcaacatcacagcaaaggacaccagaaatgggtttgccacattgtatccatgtatggAATTGAGCCCAGGTCttcgtgatgagcaaacactttaaccactaggctaccacactgccccAAATATAATCTGGATATATCAGAACACAAACAGATACCTGCAGAAGGAATAATGCAAACTGTACACTGACGTGGATGTATTATTCTATCTGATTGGTTTGAACACCCTTTGAAGTAACCTCATTTCTCTGTATAAGTGGTAAAGCAAGCCAAAGATGGCCCAtaagtaaagtgagtgagtgagtgagtgagtgagtgagtgagtgagtgagtgagtgagtgagtttagttttacaccacactcactgactcagcaatattccactcatTTCTAgctatggtggtggtctgtacataatctagTCGGGGCCAGATATTcgagtaatcaacagcatgaaaatcgctttgcacaactgggaaccaatgaccaagtttcaaccaagtcagcaagcctgaccacctgatcccgttagtcgcctatttaGACAAGCATGAGCTATCGCGCGGGTCTTCATGGGTCCCCATATATATAGAATAAGAGAAAGAATTCTGTTCTAAGTGATGAAACATCCCTGGtggtcaataacatgagcaaTGCTCCACTGTCAGGTATGTCAAAAGAAAAAGACACCCAATACTTAAAGGTAAACATTTTCAACAAGCTTGACCTATTCTGACCCATTCTCAATCACAAGGACTAACAGACATAAGAATCCATCCGTACCTGGTTTGCGTGTAAGTAGATGTTCTGCCTCTACGCCAGTGATGTCAGACACAGTTGTGAAGATGTGGGCACAGTGGACGGCCGCCCGCTCCATACAGTACCGATGGTAGATCTGTCTGTCTCCTGCTTCTTTGTCTAGATTGAACTGTGGAACAAGAACGATGACTGGAAAACATCTTTCCAAACCATCATCAAGttcacattgaatatctgttagAGTCAAACACTCCTGTGTCAAACTTTGTGTGTCAAACTTAGGTTGCCTCAAAATAAAGGCTTGCGACCTTAAAACTGCTTCTTTAGCGATCATTTTGTATTGATGTCCAATCCAGGATAACTTCTCTGAGTGGCACTTTAGAAGTTGGAAAGTACAATAATGAACAAACTTTATAGATGAAGACTTCCTTTATTTCATGAGTGcaatgttttgatacagattgaTACTGTTGACAACTTCATGATTGTCGTAAAAGCAATGCTAACAATGGtaaaagaatctgtatcaaaatgttGCATTCACGAAATAGAATGAAGTTGCTATCCATGAGGTTTCTTCAATATCAAACTCAGATAAAATGAACTGTTTACATAGTCCATAacattgagtgagtgtggttggTTTTActctacactcagcaatattccagctatatagcagcggACTGTAactaatccagtctggacctgacaatccactgatcgacaacatgagcattgatttatgcaactgggatacgacataggtcaaccaagtcagtgaacttgATCATCTGATcctgatagttgtattttacgacaagcattggttattGAAGgttaattctaacccagatcttcatgggtttctgtcactgtattttttttatgaaacctCACTGACTGTGTGACAttatgtttgttgcttaacgccagCTGGGTAAATTTAACAACAgaagataaatataaaaaaagaaacaatcaatccagtgattaaaattGTGAACCAAAATTcatgtgtgtatgagagagTTTTAGTTCTACAtcatttttacaaaatattccacTTGTATAGTGAGTCTTGTTATTGGGGAACAATACTAGCTTGGAATTATCACCAACAGAGCAATATTAGGtacgttaccatgacaacatcaCATTAAAATTTCAAGAGCACACTTGAAGCAAAATCAAGATGAAAAATTCTAATGATTTTCTGCAGCAAATGACCAAAGGGAGACAATAGAGAGCTACACCCTTTTATAGgccatttaaaacaaatattaacaatctgaaataacaaaaaagaTAGCAGTATTAAATGATAAACAGAACACACAAACTACATACAGAGGATATGTGATCTGAGTGTTAAAAAATTATCTAATTCTCATTCTCAACCACATGTTTATGCAGTGGTAATGTCTTACACTGTCCAGGTTATTGTAGAAGTCTAGTTTTCCAGCACACAGGTATCGACCCAGGAGTGTGGCGTGAGTTGTGAAGATTGTGCTGACGTCCAATTTTCTGGTACGGGTGTAGAGGAGACCCACTCCGGCCAACCATTCATGGAAGTGACAGATCACCAAGGGCTCGCCAGGCAGACGGTTACGGAACTGGAAGAGATAGCATGGAGACCTTGCACTTGAGCAGTCATCAATGTGGGACAAAGTGAAATGGTTTGGTTTTACTATGTCTCCAGTGATATTTTAACAATGACATGACAGTGGGACATTCAGTATTAGTTGGGAAGGTTTGGCCATGCAGACACTGTACAAACCACAAGGTCACAGTTAGATGTTATCATTGATCATTTCTTACAGTCCTGTTATCACTCTCATCAATCATTTGCGTGTTTCATGTACTACAGAACTTAGATACATCTATTGTTATTATGAGTGAGCAAGAAAGTGATATCAGTTTTGCGccgcacaatattccagctaaatggcagcagtctgtctacaattgagtctggatcaatTGAgttggtgatcaacagcatgagcactgatgtaCGCAACTGAtctacggtgacatgtgtcaaccatgttagcaagcctgacaacctgatTCTGTTAATCACCTCATACGACatatatgggttactgaagattaaaaCTGCCCTGGGGAagttgcggtggctgagcgggctaggcggctgactttgtgtgctggcgattgggtgcctgactctgagggtgcaagttcgaatcccggatgggactcaaccaaagaagtactagaatttgtactttactaagaaagtgaaattgcAAATATGACACGTTCCACAGGGAAGGTTTGGCCAAGGCCAGATTTTCCCTGGAGAAAGTTTAGACCAGTGAAGAAATGCTTGTCTGTCAGTGAATGAATGCAGTTGACCACCTGTCAGCAATAGTCTTGctgattgagtgagtatatatggtttagcaatattccagcaatatcacagcagggaaaaCATGATATCTAATTAACACATTGTATCGATCAAACATGGGTCTTTGACATAACTGGCATGCTTCTCAAGCACTTTGATGGTTAAACAGCAGAATCACATTTACTGGCTATGGTTAACTTCTAGCACTTTTTGAATGTGTGACCACAAGCCTCTTACAACCAGCAAAGACTACTTGCTTAAACACATCAGTAATAACATTTACAGTCCATCTGGGTTCAAATAAGAGCTGCAGTTTCCAGAAATTAAGGGGATGTCTGCGCTGTCACCCCTCAGTATGGAGAGTGAAAATAGAATAATGTTACATGACATGTTTGCCCAGGCAcaacagtagtatagggaatgacagttctggctcactttcaagaaatgtctctacaaagccttatttagtaaataagacgttggttgggccattagctcttgctactattacccctactataaaaaagttggcggtaattactgtgccttggtaggaggtaatactgtgccgtacggtacgatcaataattcttctcttacaaatcccctacccggcccatccctcaagtagtacaagttaggttcgtcggcttttatatccactttatctatgttgtaagttttgactgaccatataggatcggtggctcgcttacggctatcgccctcgtgttcccccggctggtatagatacctcactagggccctatctggtatctgtttctccttcccacgtaatggagcggccgactttgcaactattgattttagtttgatagcgtctgccggtttcttaccggtgagacgggtgacttcatggttgattgccgacaccaccttgggtaacctcgtgacccattcagtcgatcgttttccaggggtggccatctccctagcatactgatagccgaacaagcgctcagccaaagtcctattaaatctctcaactatggcttggctgcgatgggctccggccgtgccacgtctgacctttgtatcgtgtttggctagcagttgtgacacggcacccatgaactcccgtccggggtcaacttgcagctctgttggccacgtcagcgggctgcgtttgtatatgcgttcgaatcctctggctacctgggccgaatctttcgtggtcaagggttcggcttccttgtaacgactggctacatccactacggttaaggcatacttgtacctcttgtcgtggggtaggaacagtaggtctgcctggtgaatgctattaggtatgttaataccgaacctccttctaggcacgtagcgtggtgccggtaaatagatctgccacagggcttgtttttcaagccacgctttggcttcctccgggggtactcgcgctagtttagctagcttatctactgcgctttTCAGCTGCgctattttttcatgtccatacgcgtatgtgtttataccatcaatagctatccaacgttttgtgtccataggcgacagggacgtcttgtttatagtcagtccgtatatcttatgtccatcacttctaagtgtgttcattttatgtctaaaggtacgggtcttgaacagggcttccttgaatctggcgtgtttgatgtgttgtttcaccacatacttcttaacccccttagccttccggatctcactattatcggctttcagtatggagtacatcttaggtctcaaacctatgtactcggctatgggcgtgccagcacactcgtccttcatcttacctaggacctttttatttaccgtgctgtgtagggcatgggtcttagggtagtcgctggtgtcgtataaatcgaggtgttttttcatgtcctcgtacacgtcctcggttcgaatctccatcagcagggaatccgtgtcagtgtacagtacttcacacctgtcgccgtactgtttcttgagctcgttgtagtaaaagtcgtacatcaggtgtttggataaatcgaggatgctcatccccacgtaaacaggccggttgaattttatgtggcttttcttcatgtgtatggcaaccaggttgtctgtaaatattttattacggttgaatgccggactggctatcaatttcctgagcttgtcttcctcactagatctaaccagcttcacggttacgcgtttcctcaggttctccatagtcttaccaaacaccgagttattcatgagcttgtagagatttttctcaaaatcactggtggctttttttcgtaggtctgtgttcattctgatgtagggctccatccatgggctctggtcgaacatgagcaccctgtgtattttggtcagtctcatacccaacgacaggtacagctgtaggttgcgatagtgaacgatgtacttggtcttattcattaagttaggcacgagtttttcaacgtctgtcacacacccacctgacaagttatgttggtactcagacatccagtctgggttaaccctcatacgttcgggggccagggggtagctgttgtgcgatgtgtgtaattccttgggatactctaagtcaacttcgaggatataccctttgttcgaatctggtgcaacccccataacatcaacgtggggtacccattcgaatccccctgtaggtagatactgactcatggcccagccgtacaggttgtttgcgtcgaggtagagaatatgattggttggcttgttaggatcgtaacctttcacgtattgattatttgctttagcgtatcgtttggatgccatggaaatcccacctcgcaagcctttctcaatgaataggtgcatgtcgtaatctgtgagcaattccaaattaactccggtctttttaagcaaggcgtcccacgacagacctgggctggtgtaataccatgcggggtcgagtttatactgctttaaacatgtctgccgaaacgtttcaaacacgtcggctaacagcagtacatctgtcctcaagtacaggtcgtgataatcacccaggttcttacaacccagtttattccatacgttagtcgcgtgcgagtaatcatctcgtgagacggacgcctcattcagcttgctataaaagcagtcaatagggggtagtctggtctcggtgaacttggcccaactatccatgtactcataggggtacacacccttcctcataagcaggggtctagtctcggcgtctgtgtatcgatcggtgatagggaaggt
It encodes:
- the LOC137261453 gene encoding glycogen [starch] synthase-like; its protein translation is MALRRRGSFFRTLKNVEPEYDNVTMDRGISAAAQNKWVFEIAWEVANKVGGIYTVIKTKAPTTVEELGEQYCLMGPYNESCVRTEVEILEPHNSVFKESIQAMRDAGIKVYFGRWLIDGYPKVILFDIGSAAWKLDEFKHELWEKSNIGIPWHDREANDAVIFGALVTWFLDEFRNRLPGEPLVICHFHEWLAGVGLLYTRTRKLDVSTIFTTHATLLGRYLCAGKLDFYNNLDSFNLDKEAGDRQIYHRYCMERAAVHCAHIFTTVSDITGVEAEHLLTRKPDVITPNGLNVIKFSAIHEFQNLHAVYKEKLHEFVRGHFYGHYDFNLDKTLYVFTAGRYEFSNKGVDMFIESLARLNHYLKASGSDVTVVAFLILPAKTNNFNVESLRGQAIAKQLRETVQHVQNSVGKRMFEICLRGSIPNGDDLLEQDDVVKLKRCIYAAQRHSLPPICTHNVVDDHDDKVLNALRRCQLFNKREDRVKVIFHPEFLNSTNPLFGLDYEDFVRGCHLGVFASYYEPWGYTPAECTVMGIPSISTNLSGFGCFMNEHIADPKSYGIYVIDRRFKSPEDSIKELAQHMFDFTCLSRRQRIIQRNRTERLSELLDWRNLGIYYRKARSLALQQTHPEACLEDSLSGKHFLYPKPASEPPSPSMSRSSTPAPSDGEDEEEEDEEDDPRYHDDEA